The following proteins come from a genomic window of Ferviditalea candida:
- a CDS encoding pilus assembly protein TadG-related protein has protein sequence MRSKALLGREEGSAIVLVGLSMVLLLAMAGLVIDLGTVFATKVQLQKTANAAVLSGAQELTNTQSAVTDVVNQVLTDHGELSSLVNTSIEMKKKVSVDLNRDVPLAFSKLFGLASFPVGAHAAAEIQPMVGATGVVPLGIPSTTDLTYYTDYTLKVDETGVDTGNFGVLALGGPGAQTYEDNLKYGYQSKIETDDIIDTQTGNVAGKTRDAIQDRINRCPYPVGETYHRDCPRTILIPVYDPWEISVNQVKKVKITGFAYFYIMDPMNWQDKTIHGMFIEYAGTGVVNPVAKNYGAYGIRLTE, from the coding sequence ATGAGAAGCAAAGCTTTGCTTGGACGTGAAGAGGGAAGCGCGATTGTGCTGGTGGGATTGTCGATGGTCCTGCTGCTGGCGATGGCCGGGCTGGTAATTGATCTCGGAACGGTATTCGCCACCAAGGTCCAGCTGCAGAAAACAGCGAACGCCGCGGTGCTGTCCGGAGCGCAGGAGTTGACGAATACGCAATCTGCGGTGACCGATGTGGTGAATCAGGTGCTGACGGACCATGGCGAGCTCAGCAGTTTGGTCAATACTTCGATCGAAATGAAAAAAAAAGTTTCCGTTGACTTGAACCGGGACGTTCCGCTGGCCTTTTCCAAGCTGTTCGGGCTTGCAAGCTTTCCTGTGGGTGCCCATGCGGCAGCGGAGATTCAACCGATGGTCGGGGCGACGGGAGTGGTACCCTTGGGCATACCATCTACAACGGACTTGACCTATTATACGGATTATACGCTGAAGGTGGATGAAACGGGAGTCGATACAGGCAACTTCGGTGTCTTGGCTCTTGGCGGACCAGGCGCCCAAACCTATGAGGACAATTTAAAATACGGCTATCAGAGCAAAATTGAAACAGACGATATTATTGATACCCAAACCGGTAATGTCGCGGGTAAAACGCGGGACGCAATTCAGGACCGGATCAACCGCTGCCCTTACCCGGTCGGCGAAACTTACCACCGGGACTGTCCGCGAACGATTCTAATCCCGGTCTATGACCCTTGGGAGATAAGCGTGAACCAGGTCAAAAAAGTGAAAATAACGGGATTTGCTTACTTTTATATTATGGATCCGATGAATTGGCAGGATAAAACGATTCACGGCATGTTTATCGAATATGCGGGCACGGGAGTTGTCAATCCGGTCGCCAAAAATTACGGTGCATACGGCATCAGACTGACAGAGTAG
- a CDS encoding type II secretion system F family protein gives MMYVTFGISVTLFIYSIFAFRQERKERVKRRIRSFVDQEAAAEETQSDKKEHLKGLGWLRPVWRMVKRAFRKKMPGQKEERIELKLLQAGRPFNMTAIDFRLFQISLLLILPVLASGYGWLIHAGIGTMIMLAFAGIGAAALFPHYYIGQKIKQRNKLALRELPDVLDLLTVSLEAGLGFDAALSKLVSKKQGIVAAEFQRSLEEIRLGKTRREALSGVRDRLLVEEIRTLISSILQAEKLGIGMVQVFRIQSVEVREKRKQRAEEAAMKAPIKMLFPMVFFVFPTMFIVLLGPVLIQFISTFSK, from the coding sequence ATGATGTACGTAACCTTCGGGATCTCCGTGACATTATTTATTTATTCTATTTTTGCGTTCCGGCAGGAAAGAAAGGAGCGCGTCAAACGGAGAATCCGTTCGTTTGTCGATCAGGAAGCGGCCGCTGAAGAAACGCAATCCGATAAAAAGGAGCACTTGAAAGGACTCGGCTGGCTGCGTCCGGTATGGAGGATGGTCAAACGCGCCTTCCGCAAAAAAATGCCCGGCCAAAAGGAAGAGCGGATCGAGCTGAAGCTGCTGCAGGCCGGCCGGCCCTTCAATATGACCGCCATAGACTTTCGGCTGTTTCAGATCTCGCTGCTGCTGATCCTGCCGGTGCTTGCTTCCGGCTACGGGTGGCTGATTCATGCCGGCATCGGCACCATGATTATGCTTGCCTTTGCGGGCATCGGCGCGGCCGCACTGTTTCCGCATTATTATATCGGGCAAAAAATCAAGCAGCGCAACAAGCTTGCTCTGCGCGAGCTCCCCGATGTGCTGGACCTGCTTACGGTCAGCTTGGAAGCGGGGCTTGGCTTTGATGCGGCCTTGAGCAAGCTTGTTTCTAAAAAACAGGGCATCGTCGCGGCGGAATTTCAGCGCAGTTTGGAAGAAATCCGGCTCGGCAAAACGCGCCGGGAGGCGCTATCCGGTGTCAGGGACCGGCTGCTGGTGGAGGAAATCAGAACCTTGATCAGCAGCATCCTGCAGGCTGAGAAATTGGGGATCGGAATGGTTCAGGTCTTTCGCATACAATCCGTGGAAGTGCGGGAAAAACGAAAGCAAAGGGCCGAGGAAGCGGCCATGAAGGCCCCAATCAAGATGCTGTTTCCCATGGTGTTTTTCGTGTTTCCGACGATGTTCATCGTTCTATTGGGCCCCGTACTGATTCAATTTATCAGCACCTTTAGTAAATGA
- a CDS encoding A24 family peptidase, with amino-acid sequence MFWINAAMLAILAVSVVTDLKNRKIYNKVIYPGFAAAFILQTGLQGWAGLGAALAGSAVGLGLLLIPYLLGGMGAGDVKLLALIGAFKGTGFVLFAAAYMAVFGAVMALIVLLLRPGAGQWIRSIVYYLYGLRYGIKLPVEFSRRRLSAVYPYGVAIAGGAVAGMLQKGWWG; translated from the coding sequence ATGTTTTGGATCAATGCCGCCATGCTGGCGATTTTGGCCGTCAGTGTCGTCACCGACCTGAAGAACAGGAAAATCTACAACAAAGTGATCTATCCGGGCTTTGCCGCCGCCTTTATCCTGCAAACCGGCTTGCAGGGGTGGGCCGGACTCGGGGCTGCCTTGGCGGGAAGCGCCGTCGGGTTGGGCCTCCTGTTGATTCCATATCTGCTGGGAGGAATGGGAGCGGGTGATGTCAAGCTTCTCGCGCTGATCGGGGCATTCAAAGGAACCGGCTTTGTCCTGTTCGCCGCCGCCTATATGGCCGTTTTTGGAGCAGTCATGGCGCTGATCGTCCTCCTATTGCGTCCGGGAGCGGGACAATGGATCAGGTCCATCGTTTATTATCTCTATGGGCTAAGATATGGCATCAAACTGCCGGTGGAATTCTCGCGCCGCCGGTTATCCGCCGTCTATCCGTACGGAGTGGCCATCGCCGGCGGGGCGGTTGCCGGCATGTTGCAAAAGGGGTGGTGGGGTTGA
- a CDS encoding DUF192 domain-containing protein produces MAILNLDTGRMLAWEVREARSFGKRLKGLMFTSSFPPGCALHLTPCHSIHTFFMKFPIDAIYLDVNREIVGIEQRLPPGVVGKRFKHVVSVVELPAGTVEQTGTKVGQAVSFQEKEVG; encoded by the coding sequence ATGGCGATCCTCAACCTGGATACGGGCCGTATGTTGGCTTGGGAAGTGCGCGAAGCAAGGTCCTTCGGCAAACGGCTGAAGGGACTGATGTTTACAAGCAGTTTCCCGCCGGGTTGCGCCCTGCATCTGACCCCCTGTCATTCGATTCACACGTTTTTCATGAAGTTTCCCATTGACGCCATTTATCTGGACGTCAACAGGGAAATTGTCGGGATTGAGCAGCGGCTGCCGCCGGGTGTCGTGGGCAAACGCTTCAAGCATGTTGTCTCGGTGGTTGAGCTGCCGGCAGGCACCGTCGAACAAACCGGCACAAAGGTTGGACAAGCAGTCAGTTTTCAAGAAAAAGAAGTGGGTTAA
- a CDS encoding type II secretion system F family protein has protein sequence MIWLIHLMFMMTAFLFFLYILQKLFMSNKRLEKRIERYLAVQDKKGLDRKRFNLLVQLQLYKRTVREQVLTKKKNDKLGRMLERAGVSLKPEEYILFQWIATALGGGLFLLFSGRVPLVILGAVAGYMLPGWWIRQKQKQRLNKFNDGLPDMITTLIGSLRAGFSFAQSLKAVVEDSESPIREEIEQVLKEMQYGTTMEDALQQLKERMPSEDLDLMIQTILIQKQIGGNLATVLQTIVQTIRDRNRIQRQVQTLTAQGKLSGNIIALLPVALGVVIYLIQPEYIDTLFTNQVGWILLAVGAVSGTVGWILIRKLTRIEV, from the coding sequence ATGATATGGCTGATCCACTTAATGTTCATGATGACGGCTTTTCTGTTTTTTTTGTATATCCTGCAAAAGCTGTTCATGTCGAACAAACGTCTGGAAAAACGGATCGAAAGATACTTGGCGGTACAGGACAAAAAAGGGCTTGACCGGAAAAGGTTCAATCTGCTGGTGCAGCTGCAGCTTTACAAGCGCACGGTGCGGGAGCAGGTGTTGACCAAAAAGAAAAACGACAAGCTGGGGCGGATGCTGGAAAGAGCCGGAGTCTCGCTCAAGCCGGAAGAGTACATTTTGTTTCAATGGATAGCCACTGCACTGGGAGGAGGGCTGTTTTTGCTTTTTTCCGGCAGGGTGCCCTTGGTTATTTTAGGGGCAGTGGCAGGCTATATGCTTCCCGGATGGTGGATTCGCCAGAAGCAAAAGCAGCGCTTGAACAAATTCAACGACGGCCTACCCGACATGATCACCACCTTGATCGGATCGCTGCGGGCGGGATTCAGCTTTGCCCAATCGTTGAAGGCTGTAGTTGAGGATTCCGAGTCTCCGATCCGGGAGGAAATCGAACAGGTGTTGAAAGAGATGCAGTACGGCACCACGATGGAGGACGCGCTGCAGCAATTGAAGGAGCGGATGCCGAGCGAGGATCTTGATCTGATGATTCAGACGATCCTGATTCAGAAGCAGATCGGGGGGAATCTGGCCACTGTCCTGCAGACGATCGTGCAGACGATCCGCGACCGAAACCGGATTCAGCGGCAGGTGCAGACACTGACCGCGCAGGGAAAGCTGTCCGGCAATATTATCGCGCTGCTTCCGGTTGCTCTGGGTGTCGTCATCTACTTGATCCAACCTGAATATATTGACACTTTATTTACCAATCAAGTCGGCTGGATTCTGTTGGCTGTCGGTGCTGTATCCGGAACCGTCGGCTGGATTCTGATCCGCAAATTGACCCGAATCGAGGTGTAA
- a CDS encoding O-methyltransferase, producing the protein MHGPGGIVLPQSAEEYVQSLYPEDADLQMVMKGIEASAMPQISIEPVYGRLLTMLTAIAGAKRALEIGALGGYSGICIARGLREGGKLISLELKQEFAEVAKRHMQKAGFGELVEYRIGEALDQLQLLEEEGQRFDLVFIDADKGNYPRYLEWAIRLANPGAVIIGDNAMLHGKTMDPGRNSPSAIAMRKFNKQIAGDPRLESTILPAYDGLAIARVK; encoded by the coding sequence ATGCACGGACCGGGAGGAATCGTTTTGCCGCAATCAGCTGAAGAATACGTACAATCGCTTTACCCGGAGGATGCCGATTTGCAAATGGTCATGAAGGGAATCGAGGCGAGCGCAATGCCGCAAATTTCCATTGAACCCGTCTATGGAAGATTGCTGACGATGCTGACCGCAATCGCCGGCGCCAAACGGGCGCTCGAAATCGGCGCGTTGGGCGGATACAGCGGCATCTGCATCGCCCGCGGACTCCGCGAAGGAGGAAAGCTGATTTCTCTGGAGCTGAAGCAGGAATTCGCGGAGGTGGCCAAGAGGCATATGCAGAAAGCGGGCTTCGGCGAATTGGTGGAATACCGCATCGGTGAAGCGCTGGATCAGCTGCAGCTGCTCGAAGAGGAGGGACAGCGGTTCGATCTTGTGTTTATCGACGCCGACAAAGGGAATTATCCCCGGTATTTGGAGTGGGCCATCCGGCTGGCGAATCCCGGTGCGGTCATCATCGGGGATAACGCCATGCTGCATGGAAAGACGATGGATCCCGGGCGGAATTCCCCTTCCGCGATCGCCATGCGCAAATTCAACAAGCAAATTGCCGGCGATCCAAGGCTTGAAAGCACGATTTTGCCCGCTTATGACGGTCTGGCCATCGCCCGGGTGAAATAA
- the cpaB gene encoding Flp pilus assembly protein CpaB yields the protein MRSKIILIMAILMGLATTLLFYKYVSKFNNMAPEDVHAVEVLTAKGPIHKNQMISSDMIEKIAVPDQGIYKQAVKEGGQAIGKFALQEIAQGEPILAERLGTVKEESLVVSKKVKEGMRAVSIGVNFVQSVSNLIEPEDFVDVILTEKPKDAPEPQSSIVLENVHVLAVGRRMVEATKDTAYVEYSSATLEVELKDAVKLVNSAAKGSLQLILHSKLVPPAADTNGKGVMQNAK from the coding sequence ATGAGATCAAAAATCATCTTGATCATGGCGATTTTGATGGGATTGGCTACAACTTTGTTGTTCTACAAATACGTCAGCAAATTCAATAATATGGCGCCTGAGGATGTTCATGCCGTGGAAGTGCTTACAGCCAAGGGGCCGATTCATAAAAACCAGATGATTTCTTCCGACATGATCGAGAAGATTGCGGTTCCGGACCAGGGGATTTACAAGCAGGCCGTCAAGGAAGGCGGTCAGGCGATCGGAAAGTTTGCCCTTCAGGAGATTGCGCAAGGGGAGCCGATTCTTGCGGAAAGGCTGGGAACGGTAAAGGAAGAGTCGCTCGTGGTATCCAAAAAGGTCAAGGAAGGTATGAGAGCGGTTTCAATCGGCGTAAATTTCGTGCAGTCGGTTTCCAATTTGATTGAACCGGAAGATTTCGTCGATGTCATTCTGACGGAAAAGCCGAAGGATGCCCCGGAACCTCAGAGCAGCATCGTTCTGGAAAACGTGCACGTGCTGGCGGTTGGCCGGAGAATGGTCGAAGCGACGAAGGATACGGCTTATGTGGAATACAGCTCGGCAACGCTCGAGGTGGAGCTGAAGGATGCGGTGAAGCTGGTCAACTCCGCCGCCAAGGGATCGCTCCAGCTCATTTTGCACAGTAAATTGGTTCCGCCGGCAGCGGATACAAACGGTAAGGGGGTTATGCAGAATGCCAAGTGA
- a CDS encoding Flp family type IVb pilin produces MLNKLKGLIREEEGQGLTEYGLVLGVIAVAAVGTIYLFRNEIVAIYQQALTNVKSRPSDTPSIS; encoded by the coding sequence ATGTTGAACAAGTTGAAGGGTTTGATTCGTGAGGAAGAAGGTCAAGGATTGACGGAATACGGTCTCGTTCTGGGGGTTATCGCGGTGGCTGCAGTAGGAACGATATATCTGTTCAGAAATGAAATTGTTGCAATTTATCAACAGGCGCTGACCAATGTTAAAAGCCGTCCGAGTGACACCCCTTCAATTTCCTAA
- a CDS encoding AAA family ATPase: protein MPSDVPQNDVPEKESKLKEKRGEMIAVCSAKGGIGRTVLAVNLAVALSKNNIQVGIMDGDFQFGDVSLALDLHPTFTIKDVVEGLDTLDAFALAGYLIHHSSGVKVLAAPDRPEYADLVTHEVIHQVCDYMLAQHDYLIVDTGVGLQEKSLQLIEKADQVFMLTNLEMATIKNTKLMLETMELLGLKDKVQVIVNRSTMESVIQASDVSDILGEETLVYIPNQISTVSQSLNIGIPFVMNQGKTDVAKAVFKLAEQMISRREIAVFKPKAPSLLQSIFHKPKMI, encoded by the coding sequence ATGCCAAGTGATGTGCCTCAAAATGATGTACCCGAAAAGGAAAGCAAGCTGAAGGAGAAGCGCGGAGAAATGATTGCCGTTTGCAGCGCCAAGGGAGGGATCGGCCGAACCGTACTGGCGGTTAACCTGGCCGTGGCCTTGTCGAAAAACAACATTCAGGTCGGCATCATGGACGGGGATTTTCAGTTCGGCGACGTAAGCCTGGCGCTTGATCTGCATCCGACGTTTACAATCAAGGATGTGGTCGAGGGCTTGGATACACTGGATGCCTTTGCGCTGGCAGGTTATTTGATTCATCACTCCAGCGGCGTCAAGGTGCTGGCTGCGCCCGACCGTCCGGAATACGCAGATCTGGTTACGCATGAGGTGATCCACCAGGTTTGTGATTACATGCTTGCCCAGCACGATTATCTCATTGTCGATACAGGAGTCGGCCTTCAGGAGAAAAGCCTGCAGCTGATTGAAAAAGCCGATCAGGTGTTCATGCTGACCAATCTGGAAATGGCGACGATCAAAAATACGAAGCTGATGCTGGAAACGATGGAACTGCTGGGCTTGAAAGACAAGGTTCAGGTGATCGTCAATCGTTCCACGATGGAAAGCGTGATTCAGGCGTCTGATGTCTCCGACATTCTTGGGGAAGAGACGCTTGTGTACATTCCCAACCAAATTTCCACCGTATCGCAGTCGTTGAATATCGGCATTCCCTTCGTGATGAATCAAGGAAAAACGGATGTGGCCAAAGCGGTGTTCAAGCTCGCCGAGCAGATGATTTCGCGGCGGGAAATTGCCGTCTTCAAGCCGAAAGCGCCGTCCTTGCTGCAGTCGATTTTTCATAAACCGAAAATGATTTGA
- a CDS encoding TadE/TadG family type IV pilus assembly protein — translation MKLLKGQAGQSLIEFALVVPLLFLLIGGIIDLGRIMYIYMQQDLVTQEAVRLGGLGRSDAYITSFAVNYPSITDPAKLVVTISPKDSVRKSGDYVTVTLKEPITYVTPFLNNLLPSPYVIVTNSTIRVE, via the coding sequence TTGAAACTGCTGAAGGGACAAGCCGGCCAGTCGCTGATTGAATTCGCGTTGGTCGTGCCGCTTCTTTTTTTGCTGATCGGCGGGATCATTGATTTGGGGAGAATTATGTACATCTATATGCAGCAGGATTTGGTCACTCAAGAAGCCGTCAGGCTTGGCGGGCTGGGCAGAAGCGACGCCTATATCACCTCGTTTGCCGTTAATTATCCCAGCATCACCGATCCTGCAAAGCTGGTTGTGACAATTTCGCCTAAGGATTCGGTCCGCAAATCCGGGGATTATGTAACCGTTACGCTGAAAGAACCGATTACATATGTCACCCCTTTCTTAAACAATCTTCTTCCGTCGCCCTATGTAATCGTCACGAACTCCACCATTCGGGTAGAGTAA
- a CDS encoding DNA-3-methyladenine glycosylase, with protein sequence MNREFFEQNTVAVAEQMIGCLLMRKIRGETVLVRITETEAYRGQDDPASHAYPGITGRNRVMFGAPGRLYVYLSYGIHSCMNVVTEPEGIPGAVLLRAAVPVEGLPLIRSFRPGIPDKHLLNGPGKLTKGLSISLDFNGYDLFSIESAVLLLPKKRQLPIKRTERIGISKGKEKLWRFVAETT encoded by the coding sequence ATGAACAGGGAGTTTTTTGAACAAAACACGGTCGCCGTGGCCGAGCAGATGATCGGCTGTCTGCTCATGCGCAAAATCCGCGGGGAGACGGTCCTCGTCCGGATCACGGAAACGGAGGCCTACAGAGGACAGGATGATCCGGCCAGCCATGCCTATCCGGGAATAACCGGCCGCAATCGCGTCATGTTCGGAGCGCCGGGACGCCTGTATGTCTACTTATCCTATGGAATTCACTCCTGCATGAACGTAGTGACCGAGCCGGAGGGGATTCCGGGGGCGGTGCTGCTGCGGGCCGCAGTGCCCGTTGAGGGACTCCCGCTGATCCGCTCATTCAGACCGGGCATTCCGGACAAGCATCTGCTGAATGGTCCCGGAAAATTGACAAAAGGCCTATCCATCAGTCTTGACTTCAATGGATACGACCTGTTTTCGATAGAAAGCGCGGTGCTGCTGCTGCCCAAAAAACGCCAGCTTCCAATCAAGCGGACGGAGCGGATCGGCATCAGCAAGGGGAAGGAGAAGCTGTGGCGGTTTGTCGCGGAAACAACGTGA
- a CDS encoding CpaF family protein, with amino-acid sequence MSLLDKIQSRTGEQAAVKIPEENEQAPKQPKKDLVSAFRDLKRAEPPQRPKANAPKISKHQELKNRLHKQVLEELKDEDVDAIIPKLEAMTIEIIKEDETFRGTIDRKKVIDELVNDLTGFGPINPLLLEPEVSEVMVNGPHQVYVERNGKIELTQVQFRDNEHVMNIIDKIVAPIGRRIDESSPMVDARLPDGSRVNAIIPPLALNGPTVTIRKFSKDPLQIDDLIRFGTVTKEMAVFLEACVKARLNIFISGGTGSGKTTTLNVLSSFIPSDERIITIEDAAELQLWQEHVVSLESRPPNLEGKGGISIRDLVRNSLRMRPERIVIGEVRGGEALDMLQAMNTGHDGSLATGHSNSPRDMLARLETMVLMAGIELPVKAIREQIAGAIDLIIQQSRLKDGSRKITHITEVMGLEGDVIVLQDIFEYRQQDVSADGKMIGSLVPTGVRPKFYERLEASGIHIPASVFVEREEWGA; translated from the coding sequence ATGAGTCTGTTGGATAAAATCCAGTCGAGAACCGGTGAACAAGCCGCAGTCAAAATCCCCGAAGAAAATGAACAAGCGCCGAAACAGCCGAAAAAAGATCTGGTCTCGGCTTTTCGCGATTTGAAACGGGCGGAGCCGCCGCAAAGGCCGAAAGCGAATGCTCCCAAAATCAGCAAACATCAGGAGCTTAAAAACCGCCTGCATAAACAGGTGCTCGAAGAATTGAAAGACGAGGATGTCGATGCGATCATTCCCAAGCTGGAGGCCATGACGATCGAAATCATCAAGGAGGACGAAACGTTCCGGGGCACGATCGACCGAAAGAAAGTCATCGATGAGTTGGTAAATGACCTGACGGGCTTCGGGCCGATCAATCCGCTGCTGCTCGAACCGGAAGTTTCCGAGGTGATGGTGAACGGACCGCATCAGGTTTATGTGGAACGCAACGGGAAAATTGAACTCACGCAGGTGCAGTTTCGGGATAACGAGCATGTCATGAACATTATTGATAAAATTGTGGCTCCCATCGGAAGAAGAATCGATGAAAGCAGTCCGATGGTGGATGCCCGGCTTCCGGACGGCTCGCGGGTCAATGCTATCATACCGCCGCTGGCCTTGAACGGGCCAACCGTCACGATCCGGAAATTTTCCAAAGACCCTCTGCAAATCGACGATCTGATCCGTTTCGGCACGGTGACGAAGGAAATGGCGGTTTTTCTGGAGGCCTGCGTCAAGGCCAGGTTGAATATATTCATCAGCGGGGGGACGGGATCAGGGAAAACCACCACATTGAACGTGCTGTCGTCCTTCATCCCGAGCGATGAACGGATTATTACGATCGAAGACGCGGCCGAGCTGCAGCTATGGCAGGAACATGTCGTCTCTCTGGAATCGCGCCCGCCCAATTTGGAGGGCAAAGGAGGGATCAGCATCCGCGATTTGGTTCGCAACTCCCTGCGGATGCGTCCGGAAAGAATCGTCATCGGCGAGGTCCGGGGAGGCGAGGCGCTGGACATGTTGCAGGCGATGAATACGGGACATGACGGTTCGCTGGCGACCGGACACTCCAACAGTCCGCGGGATATGCTCGCACGTTTGGAAACCATGGTGCTGATGGCCGGGATCGAGCTTCCGGTCAAAGCGATCCGGGAACAGATCGCCGGAGCGATCGATTTGATTATCCAGCAGTCCAGACTGAAGGACGGCTCAAGAAAGATCACCCATATTACGGAAGTGATGGGACTCGAAGGAGACGTTATCGTCCTTCAGGATATTTTTGAATATCGGCAGCAGGATGTGTCAGCGGACGGCAAAATGATCGGCAGCCTGGTACCGACAGGGGTGCGTCCGAAATTTTACGAACGTCTCGAGGCATCGGGCATTCACATTCCGGCCAGCGTATTTGTGGAAAGAGAGGAATGGGGCGCATGA
- a CDS encoding MFS transporter: protein MQKWKINLIVLWFGQFMVMSGMTMIVPFMSLYLQELGVTDPHQVSIWAGVIFAGTFVTSFIFQPIWGRLADRYGRKMMLLRSGIGMAIVMTLMGFVATPWHLLLLRVLNGTISGFVPAATALISTTTPKEKMGYAMGTLQSGVLAGSILGPFIGGLAADWFGFRPLFYVTGALIFLASMLAFFLVTDRFDPAEAARKPSISVMKGLDQLRRIPQLPSLFTVTFLIQFSIISSMPLLPLFVQQIHNGTEYLAFFAGLVGSVTGFSNMIASPLLGRYGDKLGAERILRISLIGAGLSFIPQAMVTNIWQLLAARFLLGIFLGGLLPTVNSLIRLHTPDGMESRAFSFNTSSLSLGNMLGPIVGGVLSGWITIRGIFVVAALLLLLNAVWVKRTLFARKSVGH, encoded by the coding sequence ATGCAAAAGTGGAAAATCAACCTGATCGTACTCTGGTTCGGACAATTTATGGTCATGTCGGGTATGACCATGATCGTACCCTTTATGTCACTTTATTTGCAGGAGCTCGGCGTTACCGACCCGCACCAGGTTTCCATATGGGCGGGCGTGATCTTTGCGGGGACGTTTGTCACCTCATTCATATTTCAACCCATATGGGGAAGGCTTGCCGACCGCTACGGCAGAAAAATGATGCTTCTGCGCTCCGGTATCGGAATGGCCATCGTCATGACGCTGATGGGCTTCGTGGCGACCCCTTGGCATTTGCTGCTGCTGCGCGTTCTGAACGGGACCATTTCCGGCTTTGTGCCTGCGGCAACCGCCCTGATCTCGACGACCACCCCCAAAGAAAAAATGGGCTATGCCATGGGCACCCTGCAGTCCGGAGTCCTGGCAGGCAGCATTCTCGGTCCCTTCATCGGCGGTTTGGCGGCGGATTGGTTTGGCTTTCGCCCTCTGTTTTATGTGACCGGCGCACTCATATTCCTCGCCTCGATGCTGGCGTTCTTCTTGGTAACAGACCGTTTCGACCCTGCCGAAGCGGCGCGCAAACCCAGCATATCGGTTATGAAAGGACTGGATCAGCTTAGGCGGATTCCCCAGCTTCCATCGCTGTTTACCGTGACCTTTCTGATTCAGTTTTCCATTATCAGCTCCATGCCGCTTTTGCCCTTGTTTGTCCAGCAAATTCACAACGGCACTGAATACCTCGCGTTTTTTGCCGGCCTGGTCGGTTCGGTCACCGGTTTCTCCAACATGATCGCTTCTCCTTTGTTAGGGCGCTATGGAGATAAACTGGGGGCTGAGCGCATCCTCCGGATTTCACTGATCGGAGCAGGGCTTTCCTTTATTCCTCAAGCGATGGTCACGAACATTTGGCAGCTGTTGGCCGCCCGCTTCCTGCTCGGCATATTCCTGGGCGGACTCCTGCCGACCGTAAATTCGCTGATTCGGCTTCATACCCCTGACGGAATGGAAAGCCGGGCGTTCAGCTTCAACACAAGCTCGCTAAGCCTCGGGAACATGCTGGGACCGATTGTCGGGGGAGTCCTTTCCGGATGGATCACGATCAGGGGGATTTTCGTGGTGGCAGCCTTGCTGCTCCTGCTGAATGCCGTTTGGGTCAAACGGACCTTGTTTGCGAGAAAATCCGTTGGTCATTGA
- a CDS encoding DUF1361 domain-containing protein — translation MSNRGNGTNPHRTFVLFTLFSVALVVFRIFYTSDQSYLYLIWNLFLAWVPLWISMLLHKYGSRKERSAIVFYSGVFVWLVFFPNAPYLVTDFIHFRQLDGGITAWYDLLMLMCFSLLGLLLGFYSLHLLRVLIRRRHGHFKASMFYYGSILLCSAGIYLGRFQRWNSWDLLVRPMNVLSDALSLEDSGMPQIAGFILITFFFLLFVYGVLSGLAGIRGGDGPYER, via the coding sequence TTGAGCAATAGGGGGAACGGGACGAATCCGCATCGCACTTTCGTTTTATTCACGCTGTTCAGCGTTGCTCTTGTGGTTTTCCGGATCTTCTACACTTCGGATCAAAGCTATCTGTATCTCATCTGGAATCTGTTCCTTGCGTGGGTTCCGCTTTGGATTTCCATGCTCTTGCACAAGTACGGCAGCCGCAAAGAACGTTCCGCGATCGTTTTTTATTCCGGCGTGTTCGTCTGGCTGGTGTTTTTCCCGAATGCACCCTATCTCGTTACCGATTTCATTCATTTCCGCCAATTGGATGGAGGCATCACCGCATGGTACGATCTGCTGATGCTCATGTGTTTTTCGCTGCTCGGACTCCTGCTCGGGTTTTATTCCCTGCATTTGCTGCGCGTCCTCATCCGCAGACGCCACGGACATTTCAAAGCTTCGATGTTTTATTACGGGTCTATTTTGCTCTGCAGCGCGGGCATTTATCTCGGAAGATTCCAGAGGTGGAACAGCTGGGATTTGTTGGTCCGTCCGATGAATGTTTTGTCGGATGCTTTGAGCCTGGAAGACAGCGGCATGCCGCAAATCGCCGGCTTTATCCTCATAACGTTTTTCTTTCTGCTGTTCGTTTACGGCGTTCTTTCCGGTTTGGCCGGAATCCGCGGCGGGGACGGACCTTATGAGCGCTGA